In Micromonospora sp. NBC_01813, the following are encoded in one genomic region:
- a CDS encoding SDR family NAD(P)-dependent oxidoreductase has translation MTSGQVGSPQPVAVVGMACRLPGAPDPVAFWDLLSSGRSAVAEVPAGRWPGTPQLPQGVRRGGFLDQVDLFDSEFFGISRRQTAAMDPRQRLMLELAWEALEDAGTVPATLSGRDVGVYVGTTGDDYAAVTVGRSDRYLFTGAGRNMISDRVADILALCGPSFTVDAGQASALTAVDLAVQDVTAGAVEMALAGGVSIHLLPDGALSAAAAGALSPTGHCRAFDTRADGYVRGEGAALVLLKPLHAAVAAGDRIYGVITGTARGRGSGARGLTDPDSTAQARTVRAALARAGVDPGQVGYVEAHGTGTPAGDRAEARALAEVFGAGRTGDDPLIIGSVKPAVGHLEGASGAAGLLKTLLCLHHRAIPATVNFSTPRLPLPQWGLRVATELEPWPARQGTRIAGVTSLGLGGAICHMVLTEAPGTAPTQAPEGEGPSGVVLLVSASTMGALRAQASRVRAALGGVGRLPLDSACRTLAVGRTHFRHRVAVLAPGHSGVLDALDAVAGLRDHPAVVTAATRPNPGLLAFVFAGQGGRRPGPRKNLSRMFPVYSSAYRDACAAFDDQLDRPLQSVVDDVDQDDDLLRFARYAQPAIFADQIAQAALLAEAGVRPDVVAGHSVGEYAAAYIAGVFSLETAVAMVAARGREMDLLLPGGTMAVVRAAPEDVLAYLVDHEVEIAAVNGPRSTVIAGHADAVRRVLPVLAAAGLAVRPLPVTHAFHSALMEPMLEGFARVALAKPMSAPRLKLVSTRTGKVVGSGDVDTAEYWVRQIREPVRFAEAVGSLAELGVGYFVGLGSDGAIADLVRGCLPGTDQCVTGVLGGAAEDVSAMRKALATLHVHGYPVAWSGQFRPGEPITLPTYPFQRVSCRLDDGSSSPGAPAAAQEHDWVPVVAHTDDEVPADSLNWIQHLVRTETAMVLGLSPTADIAPDRSFRDLGLDSIGVIDLAGRLARATGQPLPPETLYEYPTVTKLTSNLRTGTAARAPQRNQPSALDAVPRDEALAIIGVGCRLPGGVASMADLWSLLTDGTDATGPAPDDRGWPDDPGAYHGGFLHDAALFDAEFFGISPREAAAMDPQQRLLLEVAWEALENAGIRPSRLQGAQTGIYFGVTPMEYGPRLHEHRLDDEPASDAGYRLTGTAVSVASGRLAYVLGTNGPAVTVDCACSSALVAIHQAALGLWAGDCDLALVGGAAVMATPGMFTEFARQGGLAPDGRCKAFSVHADGTTWAEGSAVLVIERVGDARRNGHRMLGLIRGSAVNSDGTSNGLTAPNGTAQRQVIETALRRSGLHPSDVDAVEAHGTGTALGDPVEVAALAEAYRPDGAADRPLWIGSIKSNIGHAQAAAGAIGVVKMLLALEHGVLPRTLFASPPAAAVTRTGGAVRVLTEPVSWPDRGTPRRAAVSAFGISGTNAHLILESAPPPIATATATATATDNPDGTATSGATVIWPLSARTAAALRAHAGRLHDWLAAHPDLDLASAGRLLATCREVFECRAVAHGHTNGDLMRELARIAGTPHDRTPTPPQQVGPALDVHVRAFLGGEPVDWAPVLPAGQGPLPTLPTYPFQRQRFWHRGGSEAQTRSAVNAPHPATLIRPDWRPVTKRVSSVRYAVLGTPAAAASLGLPDAHCVADLGALTRVETPQVLLYPCHPVTDDVPAATAELTGRVLELVRQWCARTEPAPGRLVLVTRQAVLTGTSDSVRDVAGGAVWGLGRAAQAEHPGRIGLLDLTRHRSTTALLAAIGVLETADRLAVRHGSVLAEAFSDVPQTSHPELLPPGTVLVTGGTGALGALVARHLIRHHGARRLLLASRRGPEASGAARLREELTVAGCAVDIVAVDLADRAAIARMVDQIPGTAPLVGVVHAAGVMPSATLSQQSSGLLEEALRAKAFGAWHLHELTADLAVRRFVLFSSTAGALGHAGEASYAAANAFLDALASLRVAAGLPATSIAWGLWDTPSALTGRLGGTQRGRLARSGLGVLNPTDALDLYDRAVASPYPMMLAAAMDQRLAEHGRQPQREPAGRLGELRTGLRQRELLRLVRGAAATVLGHPGPAAVLPGRALRDAGVDSLAGTEMVRMLSTATGLSLPATLPFDYPTPQELAAHLSELLASRNGVAATPTGTHQTRGDHE, from the coding sequence ATGACCTCCGGGCAAGTCGGGTCGCCACAACCCGTCGCGGTCGTCGGCATGGCCTGTCGACTTCCTGGCGCGCCCGATCCGGTCGCCTTCTGGGACCTGCTGAGTTCTGGGCGCTCCGCGGTCGCCGAGGTGCCCGCCGGCCGTTGGCCGGGGACGCCACAGCTGCCGCAAGGGGTGCGCCGCGGCGGGTTTCTCGACCAGGTGGACCTGTTCGACTCGGAGTTCTTCGGAATCTCCCGACGCCAGACTGCCGCGATGGATCCGCGGCAACGGCTGATGTTGGAGCTGGCCTGGGAGGCACTTGAGGATGCCGGCACCGTCCCGGCCACGCTGAGCGGTCGAGACGTAGGGGTCTATGTCGGGACCACCGGCGACGACTATGCAGCGGTCACGGTGGGTCGATCTGACCGCTATCTCTTCACCGGTGCGGGACGCAACATGATCAGCGACCGAGTCGCGGACATCCTAGCGCTGTGTGGACCGTCCTTCACCGTGGACGCGGGTCAGGCGTCGGCGCTGACAGCGGTCGATCTTGCTGTTCAGGACGTCACCGCCGGCGCTGTCGAGATGGCGCTGGCCGGTGGAGTCAGCATTCATCTGCTGCCCGACGGTGCACTGTCCGCCGCTGCCGCCGGTGCCCTGTCACCCACAGGGCACTGTCGCGCCTTCGATACCAGGGCAGACGGCTACGTGCGAGGGGAAGGCGCGGCATTGGTCCTGTTGAAACCACTCCACGCTGCCGTCGCCGCCGGCGACCGGATCTACGGGGTGATCACCGGCACAGCCCGAGGCCGAGGATCTGGTGCGCGAGGGCTGACCGATCCAGATTCGACCGCGCAGGCGCGCACTGTACGTGCCGCGCTCGCCCGCGCCGGTGTTGACCCTGGGCAGGTCGGCTACGTCGAGGCACACGGTACGGGGACCCCGGCCGGTGACCGGGCTGAAGCGCGGGCACTGGCCGAGGTGTTCGGGGCGGGCCGAACTGGAGACGACCCGTTGATAATCGGTTCGGTCAAGCCGGCCGTGGGACATCTTGAAGGAGCATCTGGGGCGGCGGGTCTTCTGAAGACGCTCCTGTGCCTACATCACCGGGCAATCCCGGCCACCGTGAATTTCTCTACGCCGAGACTCCCATTGCCGCAGTGGGGGCTGAGGGTGGCAACGGAACTGGAGCCCTGGCCGGCAAGGCAGGGTACGCGGATCGCGGGGGTCACCTCGCTCGGCCTCGGCGGCGCGATCTGTCACATGGTGCTCACCGAGGCGCCGGGCACCGCTCCTACTCAGGCTCCGGAGGGCGAAGGACCGTCGGGTGTGGTCCTTCTTGTGTCCGCTTCGACGATGGGTGCGCTCAGAGCGCAGGCCAGCCGAGTGCGGGCTGCACTGGGCGGCGTTGGCCGGCTACCGCTGGACTCGGCGTGCCGTACCTTGGCCGTCGGCCGGACACACTTTCGCCACCGTGTCGCCGTACTGGCCCCAGGGCACAGCGGCGTGCTCGATGCTCTCGACGCGGTGGCGGGACTGCGGGACCATCCCGCCGTCGTCACCGCTGCTACGCGGCCGAATCCAGGCCTGCTCGCGTTCGTCTTCGCTGGTCAAGGGGGCCGGCGGCCCGGCCCTCGCAAGAATCTCAGCCGGATGTTCCCGGTGTACTCGTCGGCCTACCGGGACGCCTGCGCCGCGTTCGACGATCAGCTCGACCGCCCGCTGCAGTCGGTGGTCGACGACGTCGATCAGGATGACGACCTGCTTCGATTCGCGCGGTACGCCCAGCCGGCGATCTTCGCCGACCAGATCGCCCAAGCGGCGCTGCTAGCCGAGGCTGGCGTTCGGCCGGACGTCGTAGCCGGGCATTCCGTCGGCGAGTATGCGGCGGCGTATATCGCCGGGGTGTTCAGCCTGGAGACCGCCGTAGCCATGGTGGCCGCCCGGGGCCGCGAGATGGACCTGCTCCTGCCGGGAGGGACCATGGCGGTGGTCCGGGCTGCGCCCGAGGACGTACTCGCGTACCTGGTTGACCACGAAGTAGAGATCGCCGCAGTGAACGGACCGCGGTCGACGGTCATCGCTGGGCATGCGGATGCAGTGCGCCGGGTGCTGCCGGTGCTGGCGGCTGCCGGGCTTGCCGTTCGTCCTCTGCCGGTCACCCATGCCTTCCACAGCGCACTGATGGAACCGATGCTCGAGGGTTTCGCGCGCGTGGCCCTGGCGAAGCCGATGTCGGCTCCTCGACTGAAGCTCGTCTCGACACGCACGGGCAAGGTTGTCGGATCAGGAGATGTCGACACCGCGGAGTACTGGGTTCGTCAGATCCGGGAACCGGTCCGCTTCGCCGAGGCCGTCGGCTCGCTCGCTGAGCTTGGCGTTGGCTATTTCGTCGGACTCGGTTCGGACGGTGCCATCGCTGATCTTGTCCGCGGCTGTCTGCCCGGAACTGACCAGTGCGTCACGGGAGTCCTCGGCGGCGCCGCCGAGGATGTATCAGCGATGCGAAAGGCCCTGGCGACCTTGCACGTGCACGGGTACCCGGTGGCCTGGTCAGGACAGTTTCGGCCGGGCGAGCCGATCACTCTGCCGACATATCCGTTCCAACGTGTCAGTTGCCGGCTCGACGATGGCTCCTCATCGCCAGGTGCGCCGGCAGCGGCCCAGGAGCATGACTGGGTTCCGGTCGTCGCGCATACCGACGACGAGGTCCCGGCAGACAGCCTGAACTGGATTCAGCACCTGGTACGGACTGAGACCGCGATGGTGCTCGGATTGTCACCGACGGCCGACATCGCCCCCGACCGGTCGTTCCGCGACCTGGGCTTGGACTCCATCGGCGTGATCGACCTGGCAGGCCGCCTCGCCCGTGCCACTGGACAGCCACTGCCGCCCGAGACGCTGTACGAGTATCCGACGGTCACCAAGCTCACCAGCAATCTCCGTACCGGCACCGCAGCCAGGGCCCCGCAGCGGAACCAGCCATCAGCCCTCGACGCGGTGCCACGGGACGAGGCGTTGGCCATCATTGGCGTGGGATGCCGTCTTCCCGGCGGGGTCGCGTCGATGGCCGACCTCTGGAGCCTCCTGACGGACGGCACCGACGCCACCGGTCCCGCCCCGGATGATCGGGGGTGGCCGGACGATCCCGGGGCCTACCATGGTGGCTTCCTGCACGACGCGGCACTTTTCGATGCCGAATTCTTTGGCATCAGCCCGCGGGAAGCCGCGGCGATGGATCCGCAACAGCGGCTGCTGCTCGAAGTAGCGTGGGAGGCGCTGGAGAACGCCGGCATCCGTCCGAGTCGACTGCAGGGCGCCCAGACCGGCATCTACTTCGGTGTGACGCCGATGGAGTACGGCCCGCGGCTGCACGAGCATAGACTCGATGACGAGCCGGCGAGCGATGCCGGCTACCGGCTCACCGGCACAGCGGTCAGTGTGGCCTCCGGTCGACTGGCCTATGTACTCGGCACGAACGGACCCGCCGTCACTGTGGACTGCGCCTGTTCTTCCGCGCTGGTCGCGATCCACCAAGCAGCTTTGGGGCTGTGGGCCGGCGACTGCGACCTGGCGTTGGTCGGCGGTGCGGCAGTGATGGCCACCCCCGGGATGTTCACCGAGTTCGCCCGTCAGGGCGGGCTCGCGCCGGATGGGCGGTGCAAGGCGTTCTCGGTCCACGCCGACGGTACCACCTGGGCTGAAGGGTCCGCAGTGCTCGTGATCGAGCGAGTCGGCGACGCCCGGCGTAACGGCCATCGGATGTTGGGACTGATTCGGGGCAGCGCGGTCAATTCTGACGGCACCAGCAACGGCCTGACCGCGCCGAACGGTACGGCCCAACGCCAGGTCATCGAGACCGCGTTGCGTCGGTCTGGTCTGCACCCATCGGATGTCGACGCCGTCGAGGCCCACGGCACCGGCACCGCCCTGGGCGATCCAGTCGAGGTGGCGGCGCTCGCCGAGGCGTACCGACCAGACGGCGCGGCCGATCGGCCGCTCTGGATCGGATCGATCAAGTCGAACATCGGCCATGCCCAGGCCGCAGCCGGGGCGATCGGTGTCGTCAAGATGCTGCTGGCCCTCGAACACGGCGTGCTGCCGCGCACGCTGTTCGCGTCACCGCCCGCCGCTGCGGTCACCCGGACCGGGGGTGCGGTACGGGTACTCACCGAACCTGTGTCCTGGCCGGACCGGGGAACGCCACGTCGGGCCGCGGTCTCCGCATTCGGCATCAGCGGTACCAACGCCCACCTGATCCTGGAGTCGGCGCCGCCGCCGATCGCGACGGCGACGGCGACGGCGACGGCGACAGACAATCCCGATGGGACGGCAACCAGTGGGGCAACCGTGATCTGGCCACTGTCGGCACGAACCGCCGCCGCGCTGCGGGCTCACGCCGGCCGGCTGCACGACTGGCTGGCCGCCCATCCTGACCTGGACCTGGCGTCGGCGGGCCGGCTGTTGGCGACCTGCCGTGAGGTGTTCGAGTGTCGGGCCGTCGCGCACGGTCACACCAACGGAGACCTGATGCGCGAGCTGGCCCGGATCGCCGGCACACCGCACGACCGCACGCCTACACCGCCCCAGCAGGTCGGGCCGGCGCTCGATGTGCATGTGAGGGCCTTCCTCGGGGGAGAACCAGTTGACTGGGCACCGGTGCTGCCGGCCGGCCAGGGTCCGCTGCCGACACTGCCCACCTATCCGTTCCAGCGTCAGCGGTTCTGGCACCGCGGCGGGTCCGAGGCGCAGACCCGGTCGGCGGTGAACGCACCACACCCGGCGACCCTCATCCGACCTGACTGGCGTCCGGTCACCAAGCGCGTGTCTTCGGTCAGGTACGCCGTGCTGGGCACGCCCGCTGCGGCAGCATCGCTTGGTCTACCCGATGCCCACTGCGTTGCCGACCTTGGCGCACTCACCCGTGTCGAGACTCCACAGGTCCTGCTCTACCCGTGCCATCCCGTCACTGACGATGTGCCGGCAGCAACGGCGGAACTCACCGGCCGGGTGCTCGAACTGGTCCGGCAGTGGTGTGCCAGGACGGAGCCGGCTCCCGGACGACTGGTCCTGGTCACCCGCCAGGCTGTGCTGACCGGAACCAGCGATTCGGTGCGGGATGTCGCCGGCGGCGCGGTCTGGGGACTTGGCCGGGCGGCACAGGCCGAACACCCCGGCCGGATCGGCCTGCTGGATCTGACCAGGCATCGCTCCACCACTGCTCTGCTCGCTGCCATCGGTGTTCTCGAAACTGCCGACCGGCTCGCGGTGCGGCACGGCTCGGTGCTGGCCGAGGCGTTCTCCGACGTACCGCAGACCTCCCACCCGGAGTTGCTGCCTCCGGGCACAGTCCTGGTGACCGGCGGCACGGGAGCACTCGGTGCCCTGGTAGCCCGGCATCTGATTCGTCACCACGGAGCGCGCCGGCTCCTGTTGGCCAGTCGGCGTGGTCCGGAGGCCTCGGGTGCCGCCCGGCTGCGGGAGGAGTTGACGGTGGCCGGGTGCGCCGTTGACATCGTCGCCGTCGATCTTGCGGATCGCGCGGCGATCGCCCGCATGGTGGACCAGATCCCTGGGACCGCGCCGCTCGTCGGCGTCGTGCATGCCGCCGGGGTCATGCCCTCAGCGACGCTGAGCCAGCAGAGTTCCGGCCTGCTGGAGGAAGCACTACGGGCGAAGGCATTCGGTGCGTGGCACCTCCACGAACTGACGGCCGATCTGGCCGTGCGCCGGTTTGTGCTGTTTTCCTCCACCGCGGGCGCGTTGGGGCACGCAGGGGAGGCGTCGTACGCCGCCGCCAACGCCTTCCTCGACGCACTCGCCAGCCTGAGGGTCGCCGCTGGCCTGCCAGCCACCAGCATCGCCTGGGGACTGTGGGACACACCGAGCGCGCTTACCGGACGACTCGGTGGGACGCAACGGGGGCGGCTGGCTCGCTCCGGCCTCGGCGTGCTGAACCCCACCGACGCGCTCGATCTCTACGACCGGGCGGTGGCTTCTCCGTATCCGATGATGCTGGCCGCGGCCATGGACCAGCGGCTGGCGGAGCATGGCCGACAGCCCCAACGTGAGCCGGCCGGCCGGCTCGGCGAGCTCCGGACCGGACTACGGCAGCGGGAACTGCTGCGACTGGTACGCGGCGCAGCTGCCACTGTCCTTGGCCATCCCGGTCCGGCAGCGGTACTACCAGGGCGAGCACTGCGCGACGCCGGTGTCGACTCTCTCGCCGGTACGGAAATGGTACGGATGCTGTCTACGGCAACTGGCCTCTCCCTGCCCGCGACGCTGCCGTTCGACTATCCGACGCCCCAGGAACTCGCCGCTCATCTGAGCGAACTGCTGGCGTCGCGCAACGGCGTCGCGGCCACTCCCACCGGCACACATCAGACCCGAGGTGACCATGAGTGA
- a CDS encoding SagB/ThcOx family dehydrogenase — protein MSSSLSRVASALSAEARTDLRTLAERHSSVARRRRLAADLLLAAVWATGTGWPDSVGWLRQFARTIEGDDAHARDRAEQSYARNQQDWHGKPARAHEVVGLADGPMARLSRLYARAWAMVRDDLDAVGVFYAFVADGLREHCGLTDADLAEVAWILSLVTASAGPRVPFFADAPSALDRQYHEQSKYFSFRGPDQAADDSTGEEYGRALLPLSGRTVPLPRPDPSGVDGPSLPEVLLRRRSRHGRYVGSFSLDALGGLLFFSAAVTGSVPLPGGQPAKLVRSHPSGGGRYPIRLLLYCHQVAGVPRGLYLYDPDRHALEELSREDLSERLLPTSMWLDPRLPPPKATGRIDAADCPLWVFSVADLTYQRLAYGLRSYRLVLVECGHLAQNLALLAAWQGRDCIGLGGYFDDAVNEVLGIDGVTSSVLYVHLMGDVDPVR, from the coding sequence ATGAGCTCATCTCTGTCGCGTGTGGCCTCTGCTCTGTCCGCCGAGGCAAGGACTGATCTCAGGACGCTGGCAGAGCGGCACAGCTCTGTCGCACGACGTCGGAGGCTTGCAGCTGACCTCTTGCTCGCGGCCGTGTGGGCGACCGGAACCGGATGGCCGGACTCGGTCGGTTGGTTGCGTCAGTTCGCCCGGACCATAGAGGGGGACGACGCGCATGCACGGGACCGGGCGGAACAGTCCTACGCCCGCAACCAGCAGGACTGGCACGGAAAGCCGGCCCGGGCTCACGAGGTCGTTGGTCTCGCCGATGGACCGATGGCGAGGCTGTCCAGGCTGTACGCGCGGGCCTGGGCCATGGTGCGCGATGATCTGGACGCCGTCGGTGTTTTCTATGCCTTCGTCGCAGACGGTCTCCGGGAACACTGCGGACTCACTGACGCGGACCTCGCGGAGGTGGCGTGGATTCTGTCACTGGTGACCGCCTCAGCGGGACCGCGGGTGCCGTTCTTCGCCGACGCTCCGTCCGCGCTCGACCGGCAGTATCACGAGCAGAGCAAGTACTTCTCCTTCCGGGGCCCGGACCAGGCTGCGGATGACAGCACGGGGGAGGAGTACGGCCGAGCGCTGCTACCCCTGTCGGGTCGGACGGTGCCGCTGCCGCGACCAGATCCCAGCGGTGTCGACGGTCCGAGTCTGCCGGAGGTTCTGCTGAGAAGGCGTAGTCGGCACGGCCGGTACGTCGGCAGCTTCAGTCTGGATGCTCTCGGCGGTCTACTGTTCTTCTCGGCCGCCGTGACCGGCAGTGTGCCGCTGCCCGGAGGCCAGCCCGCGAAGCTGGTGCGCAGTCACCCCAGCGGAGGCGGACGGTATCCGATCAGGCTCCTTCTCTACTGCCACCAGGTGGCTGGTGTGCCGCGTGGGCTGTATCTGTACGACCCCGACCGTCATGCTCTCGAAGAGCTGTCGCGGGAGGATCTCAGTGAACGCCTGCTGCCGACGTCCATGTGGCTCGACCCTCGACTCCCGCCGCCGAAGGCGACCGGCCGGATCGATGCTGCAGACTGTCCGCTCTGGGTGTTTTCGGTCGCCGACCTTACCTATCAGCGACTCGCCTACGGTCTCCGGTCCTACCGGCTGGTCTTGGTCGAGTGTGGTCACCTAGCCCAGAACCTCGCGCTGCTCGCTGCCTGGCAGGGACGAGATTGTATCGGTCTGGGCGGGTATTTCGATGACGCTGTGAACGAGGTCCTCGGCATCGACGGGGTTACCAGCAGCGTCCTCTATGTCCACCTGATGGGGGATGTTGATCCGGTGAGATGA
- a CDS encoding thioesterase II family protein, which translates to MTEAPTRSAWIRRFRPSPDAATRLVCFPHAGGSASYYYPMARCLAPDVDVLSMQYPGRQDRIAEPCVDDIRTLAELMTAELLPWCDRPLLLFGHSMGATLAFEVALRMDREGPTPLALVASGRRAPSTHRDEQMHLATDQELVEELGRLNPASASALNDAALLRTALPAVRSDYRAIERYRCAPAVRLSCPVTAVVGDEDPVTDIEEAMAWGLHTTSRFRLRVFPGGHFFLDDHPDAVREVVRGHLLAAGRHPDMT; encoded by the coding sequence ATGACCGAGGCCCCGACGAGGAGCGCCTGGATCAGACGGTTCCGACCGTCGCCCGACGCCGCGACCAGGTTGGTCTGCTTCCCGCACGCGGGAGGCTCGGCTTCCTACTACTACCCGATGGCCCGGTGCCTGGCACCCGACGTGGATGTGCTGTCCATGCAGTACCCGGGCCGCCAGGACCGCATCGCAGAGCCTTGCGTCGACGACATTCGTACGCTGGCAGAGTTGATGACCGCAGAGCTCCTGCCCTGGTGCGACCGCCCGCTGCTACTCTTCGGCCACAGCATGGGTGCGACCCTGGCCTTCGAGGTCGCGCTCCGGATGGACCGGGAAGGACCAACTCCACTCGCTCTGGTCGCCTCGGGGCGACGCGCTCCGTCGACCCACCGGGACGAGCAGATGCACCTGGCGACCGACCAGGAGCTGGTCGAGGAGCTCGGCCGGCTGAACCCCGCTTCCGCTTCGGCGCTCAACGACGCCGCTCTGCTCCGCACGGCGCTGCCGGCGGTGCGTAGTGACTACCGCGCCATCGAGCGGTACCGCTGTGCACCCGCCGTACGGCTGAGCTGCCCGGTCACCGCCGTCGTCGGAGATGAGGATCCGGTCACCGACATCGAGGAGGCAATGGCGTGGGGACTTCACACCACGTCACGGTTCCGACTACGGGTCTTCCCAGGCGGCCACTTCTTCCTGGACGACCATCCGGATGCTGTCCGGGAGGTAGTCCGTGGACACCTCCTCGCAGCGGGGAGACATCCCGACATGACGTAA
- a CDS encoding ABC transporter substrate-binding protein, producing the protein MTASTRSRRAVTAAALAGVIAVAGCTSTSDSNRTDPAAAPTAATGPITVESCQRTITLDTPPQRIFAVFHPAIELVHALGASDRLIGSAFLDNEILPEYATAQAEVPYNDDYPSKERLYSLSPDFVLSAFNDAFTPAVLGSQDDLAQQGIESYVFGEWCPAGEPGEGNPLQLAQATFETTYADITQVGELLGEADLAAEIIAAMQATVDDTRQRVSGADTSVSVAVGTLRDDGTVSVQGGSGITQEIIDIAGGTNAYADVATRQASVSVEDFVRRDPDVIVLAPCCGADMTVADGQKEVDKYLASPALSDVTAVRDQRFVVVPFPGLFSGVRNADTAAQIARALHPDRFQ; encoded by the coding sequence GTGACAGCATCCACCCGCAGCCGACGCGCTGTCACCGCAGCCGCCCTCGCCGGCGTCATCGCCGTCGCCGGCTGCACCAGCACCTCCGACTCCAACCGGACCGACCCCGCCGCCGCGCCCACCGCGGCCACCGGACCGATCACCGTGGAATCCTGCCAGCGCACGATCACCCTGGACACCCCGCCGCAGCGGATCTTCGCCGTCTTCCACCCAGCCATCGAACTGGTGCACGCCCTCGGTGCCAGCGACCGGCTCATCGGATCGGCCTTTCTGGACAACGAGATCCTGCCCGAGTACGCCACGGCTCAGGCCGAGGTCCCGTACAACGACGACTATCCCAGCAAGGAACGGCTCTACTCGCTGTCCCCGGACTTCGTGCTCAGCGCCTTCAACGACGCCTTCACCCCCGCCGTCCTCGGCAGCCAGGACGACCTGGCGCAGCAGGGCATCGAAAGCTATGTCTTCGGTGAATGGTGTCCGGCGGGGGAGCCCGGCGAGGGCAACCCGCTGCAGCTGGCGCAGGCCACGTTCGAAACGACGTACGCCGACATCACCCAGGTCGGTGAACTTCTCGGCGAAGCGGACCTGGCGGCCGAGATCATCGCCGCGATGCAGGCCACCGTCGATGACACCCGCCAGCGCGTCAGCGGCGCCGACACCTCGGTCAGCGTCGCCGTCGGCACCCTCCGCGACGACGGAACCGTGTCGGTCCAGGGCGGCAGCGGCATCACCCAGGAGATCATCGACATCGCCGGCGGCACGAACGCCTACGCGGACGTCGCCACCCGCCAGGCCAGCGTGTCCGTCGAGGACTTCGTACGCCGCGACCCGGACGTCATCGTGCTCGCCCCATGCTGTGGCGCGGACATGACCGTCGCCGACGGACAGAAGGAGGTCGACAAGTATCTCGCCTCCCCGGCGCTGTCCGACGTGACGGCCGTCCGCGACCAGCGGTTCGTCGTCGTGCCCTTCCCCGGCCTGTTCAGCGGAGTCCGCAACGCCGACACCGCGGCGCAGATCGCCCGGGCGCTGCACCCCGACCGGTTCCAGTGA
- a CDS encoding ABC transporter substrate-binding protein yields MPGDELTYQPGLVGEFATPARRVVTIDSGPLSMLEALGAVDRVVAANDTDGGWSTLPATTRARIPLLPRRFPTLADILSHAPDLVVAGDNEAFGDDALGTRAALARRGIRSFLLTEAALEDAPVITPATIHSTIDDTVVLGHVLGLADRADTVTARWRTRIDAVAARARRNPPRRVFVLDMPRNDDVLTAGGAAVVTDLLRRVGGEPVTADRPFTYGWVPWHQLATGARPHVLLVSDYGPLDVADKLDRLRARPEITAWRVGDLPAVVLPLRDTVEGANNIDALEHLATAFAALPNDTGLIDQDVEPTGQDVEPTGQDVEPTDQPERP; encoded by the coding sequence GTGCCCGGTGACGAACTGACCTACCAGCCGGGCCTCGTCGGCGAGTTCGCGACACCGGCGCGGCGGGTCGTCACCATCGACAGCGGCCCACTGTCGATGCTCGAGGCGCTGGGCGCCGTCGACCGCGTCGTCGCAGCCAACGACACCGATGGCGGCTGGTCGACGCTGCCCGCCACCACCCGGGCGCGGATCCCACTACTGCCGCGTCGCTTCCCGACACTCGCCGACATCCTCTCCCACGCGCCCGACCTCGTGGTCGCCGGCGACAACGAGGCATTCGGCGACGACGCCCTCGGCACCCGCGCCGCCCTGGCCCGACGCGGCATCCGATCCTTCCTGCTCACCGAGGCCGCGCTGGAGGACGCACCCGTCATCACACCGGCCACGATCCACTCGACGATCGACGACACGGTCGTCCTCGGCCACGTCCTTGGCCTCGCCGACCGGGCAGACACGGTCACCGCCAGATGGCGTACCCGGATCGACGCCGTCGCCGCGCGTGCGCGACGTAACCCACCACGGCGGGTCTTCGTGCTCGACATGCCCCGCAACGACGACGTGCTCACCGCCGGCGGTGCCGCCGTGGTGACCGACCTGCTGCGTCGGGTCGGCGGTGAACCCGTAACCGCCGATCGGCCGTTCACCTACGGCTGGGTGCCCTGGCATCAGCTCGCCACCGGAGCCCGCCCGCACGTGCTGCTGGTCAGCGACTACGGCCCACTCGACGTCGCGGACAAGCTCGACCGTCTGCGGGCCCGACCCGAGATCACCGCCTGGCGCGTCGGTGACCTGCCCGCCGTCGTCCTGCCGCTGCGCGACACCGTCGAAGGTGCCAACAACATCGACGCGCTCGAGCACCTCGCGACGGCCTTCGCGGCTCTGCCCAACGACACCGGACTCATCGACCAGGACGTCGAACCCACCGGCCAGGACGTCGAACCCACCGGCCAGGACGTCGAACCCACCGATCAACCGGAGCGACCATGA